From the Priestia koreensis genome, one window contains:
- a CDS encoding ubiquinol-cytochrome c reductase iron-sulfur subunit yields MSEKEHQVSRRQFLNYTLTGVGGFMAAGMLMPMVRFALDPVLRPVAKQDMVAVAQVKDITNEPQRFNFKVHQVDAWHESEEPKSAWVYKTKKGEIVALSPVCKHLGCTVNWNGDKKNPNRFYCPCHGGMYEKDGTNVPKTPPIHPLDVFKQKVEKGTLYLGKAEPRGGA; encoded by the coding sequence ATGAGCGAAAAGGAACACCAAGTGTCAAGACGCCAATTTTTGAACTACACGCTAACAGGGGTAGGCGGGTTTATGGCGGCGGGCATGCTTATGCCAATGGTTCGTTTTGCGTTGGATCCTGTACTGAGACCTGTTGCCAAACAAGATATGGTAGCAGTGGCGCAAGTGAAGGATATAACCAATGAGCCTCAGCGTTTTAATTTTAAAGTGCACCAAGTTGATGCTTGGCACGAGTCAGAAGAACCTAAATCTGCATGGGTATACAAAACCAAAAAGGGAGAGATTGTGGCACTGTCTCCTGTATGTAAGCATTTAGGATGCACCGTTAACTGGAACGGTGATAAGAAAAACCCTAATCGTTTTTACTGTCCTTGCCACGGCGGGATGTACGAAAAAGACGGCACCAATGTTCCTAAAACACCACCTATTCATCCTCTAGACGTCTTCAAACAAAAAGTAGAAAAGGGAACACTTTATTTAGGTAAAGCCGAACCAAGAGGAGGAGCGTAA
- a CDS encoding YpiF family protein, which translates to MRWITTDMDQYLQAKEYIDCAIVPIVPIEFASSSKTVASGEYVQALAYEMERQYKGRVLLLPAYTYLKSADLVTKKAELLDWKHYLIEQGLTHVFMLTTEAEWRQFDGELEGSLLWVPSLPFHAMKDEDKRDILQQQAESVSSIFTASW; encoded by the coding sequence GTGCGATGGATAACAACTGATATGGATCAGTATTTGCAGGCGAAAGAATACATTGACTGTGCGATTGTCCCTATTGTTCCAATTGAATTTGCCAGCTCATCGAAAACAGTTGCATCAGGGGAGTATGTGCAAGCTCTAGCCTATGAGATGGAAAGACAATACAAAGGTCGAGTGCTATTATTGCCCGCGTATACATATCTAAAAAGCGCTGACCTAGTCACAAAGAAAGCTGAATTGCTAGACTGGAAGCACTATTTGATCGAACAAGGCCTCACGCATGTCTTTATGCTAACCACAGAAGCAGAGTGGCGGCAATTTGATGGAGAGTTGGAAGGCTCGCTTTTATGGGTACCATCGCTTCCATTTCATGCGATGAAAGATGAAGATAAAAGAGATATCTTGCAGCAGCAAGCTGAATCAGTATCTTCTATTTTTACAGCCAGTTGGTAA
- a CDS encoding ReoY family proteolytic degradation factor → MATPVSVNEKKEFVRWFLTNYQLKRRECVWILNYLMSHDHLMKNVHFVEHAQFTPRGLIMSTHCVEDPPFRFYKESVMTTDAEKSFHDIRLNRNEDIYIQLNFRSSFLSPQYVAVLEENPYVPKSMETNEKDQMLAEKVLQESIESFQRAKLLELIDQALDNHDEEEFKRLTGYMNQHYHA, encoded by the coding sequence ATGGCCACTCCTGTTTCTGTTAACGAGAAAAAAGAATTTGTGCGCTGGTTCTTAACCAATTATCAACTGAAGCGTCGAGAATGTGTGTGGATTTTAAATTATTTAATGAGTCATGATCACTTAATGAAAAATGTTCATTTTGTTGAACATGCGCAGTTTACGCCAAGGGGTTTGATCATGTCTACGCATTGTGTAGAAGATCCGCCATTTCGTTTTTACAAAGAAAGCGTAATGACGACAGATGCAGAAAAATCATTTCATGATATTCGATTAAATCGAAATGAAGATATTTATATTCAATTGAATTTTCGATCTTCTTTTCTGTCACCGCAGTATGTAGCAGTATTAGAAGAAAATCCATACGTGCCGAAAAGCATGGAAACAAATGAAAAAGATCAAATGCTCGCTGAAAAAGTGCTTCAAGAATCGATTGAATCCTTTCAGCGTGCCAAGCTGTTAGAGCTAATTGATCAAGCACTTGACAACCATGATGAAGAAGAGTTTAAGCGACTAACAGGGTATATGAATCAACACTATCATGCGTGA
- a CDS encoding tetratricopeptide repeat protein, giving the protein MRELEKAIQYVENDRVEEGLALIKELQKTASAEDKLLLAEQFYTWGLLEDAIALVDELLEYYPGEGELLLFKAEVYVDLEEEEKAIAILDTIESDDPIYVRGLLLTADLYQMQGLSEVAEAKLLEAKRLLPKEEVIDFGLGEFYLSQAEYRKAVTYYERLIEQKSTLDFNGIDLNQRLAESLCGIGEYEQAIPYFEKALDNKLEINTLFEYALAAYHAEHYQTAIEKFIELQALDPQYHSLYLFLARAYEHEAMLPEALEAVNDGIKQDEFNKELFFYKGKLALKMGDEETAEHALREGIAIDPGYIEAILTVSTLYMSQERYEDVIENIQTAVSYNEHDPHFDWDLARASKELELYEDAIKHYEAAYNVFKEDYAFLEEYGYFLLEEGQREQAKAIFTAMLAQNPTSVEIQDLLAQLQES; this is encoded by the coding sequence ATGAGAGAACTAGAAAAAGCCATTCAATATGTAGAAAATGATCGTGTTGAAGAAGGGCTAGCTCTTATAAAAGAATTACAAAAAACAGCGAGTGCAGAAGACAAATTACTTCTAGCCGAACAATTTTATACGTGGGGCCTTCTTGAAGATGCGATTGCGTTAGTGGACGAGCTTTTGGAGTATTATCCAGGAGAAGGCGAGCTGCTTTTATTCAAAGCTGAGGTATATGTCGATCTAGAAGAAGAAGAAAAAGCCATTGCTATTTTAGATACAATCGAATCAGACGATCCGATTTACGTTCGTGGTCTTCTGTTAACAGCTGATTTGTATCAAATGCAAGGACTAAGTGAAGTAGCAGAAGCAAAGCTGTTAGAAGCAAAGCGACTATTGCCGAAGGAAGAAGTCATTGATTTTGGACTTGGAGAATTTTACTTAAGTCAAGCAGAATACCGCAAGGCGGTTACTTACTACGAGCGCTTAATTGAGCAAAAGTCAACGCTTGATTTCAATGGAATTGATTTAAATCAACGTTTAGCGGAAAGCCTATGTGGAATAGGTGAGTATGAACAAGCCATTCCATATTTTGAAAAAGCGCTCGATAACAAGCTAGAAATTAATACGCTGTTCGAATATGCGCTTGCTGCGTATCATGCCGAGCATTATCAGACCGCGATTGAGAAATTTATCGAATTACAAGCATTAGACCCTCAGTATCACTCCTTGTATCTCTTCTTGGCAAGAGCCTATGAGCACGAAGCGATGCTACCAGAAGCGCTTGAGGCCGTTAATGATGGTATTAAGCAAGATGAGTTTAACAAAGAGCTATTTTTCTACAAAGGAAAGCTTGCGTTGAAGATGGGCGATGAAGAAACGGCAGAACATGCGCTACGTGAAGGTATTGCGATCGATCCAGGTTATATTGAGGCCATTTTAACAGTTTCTACTCTTTACATGAGCCAAGAGCGGTATGAAGATGTGATTGAAAACATCCAAACAGCCGTTTCTTATAATGAACATGATCCTCATTTTGATTGGGACTTAGCAAGAGCATCGAAAGAGCTGGAATTGTACGAAGATGCAATAAAACACTATGAAGCGGCATATAATGTCTTTAAAGAAGACTACGCCTTTCTAGAAGAGTACGGTTATTTTCTGCTTGAAGAGGGACAACGTGAACAGGCAAAGGCAATTTTCACGGCAATGCTTGCGCAAAATCCAACATCAGTCGAGATTCAAGATCTGTTAGCACAATTGCAAGAATCGTAA
- a CDS encoding prephenate dehydrogenase, giving the protein MNSNVFMIGLGLIGGSLALSIKETHPNVTIVGYDINTEQLELAKSLKVVDHTVTMLEEGAANADYIIVAIPVTQAEKVLKELSQLSLKEGVIVTDVGSTKKQIVQTAQAVFSDNVHFIGGHPMAGSHKSGVTAAKAHLFENAFYILTPSNEASEKEMNELQGLLSGTKAQFIVITPDEHDKLTGVISHFPHIIAASLVHQAEQYEQENELVGKLAAGGFRDITRIASSSPAMWRDILLHNKEMLLEIFDRWIFEMHKVRDLVEEKKAESIFAYFEQAKQFRDQLPVRQKGAIPSFYDLYVDVPDYPGIISEVTGHLAEEEISITNIRILETREDIYGVLRLSFQTDDDRKKARVCLQKHSYATFIQ; this is encoded by the coding sequence ATGAACAGCAATGTGTTCATGATAGGATTAGGGCTGATCGGTGGTTCTCTTGCCCTTAGCATTAAGGAGACGCATCCGAATGTGACCATCGTTGGATACGATATTAATACGGAACAGCTAGAGCTTGCTAAGTCATTAAAAGTCGTGGATCACACGGTGACGATGCTTGAGGAAGGTGCTGCGAATGCGGATTACATTATTGTGGCAATCCCCGTTACGCAGGCAGAAAAAGTACTCAAAGAGCTTTCACAGCTCTCGCTAAAAGAAGGCGTCATTGTGACAGACGTAGGAAGCACGAAGAAACAAATCGTGCAAACTGCACAAGCCGTATTCTCAGACAACGTGCATTTTATCGGTGGTCATCCGATGGCAGGTTCACATAAAAGCGGCGTGACGGCTGCTAAAGCTCATTTGTTTGAAAATGCGTTTTACATTTTAACACCTTCGAATGAAGCGTCAGAAAAAGAAATGAACGAACTTCAAGGCCTACTGAGCGGAACAAAAGCGCAGTTTATTGTTATTACGCCTGATGAGCATGATAAATTAACGGGCGTTATTAGCCATTTTCCTCATATTATTGCTGCAAGCCTTGTTCACCAAGCAGAGCAGTATGAACAGGAAAACGAATTAGTTGGAAAGCTAGCGGCCGGTGGGTTTCGTGATATTACGAGAATCGCATCAAGCAGTCCCGCAATGTGGCGCGATATTTTACTACATAACAAAGAGATGCTCTTAGAAATTTTTGATCGCTGGATTTTTGAAATGCATAAAGTGCGTGATCTTGTTGAAGAAAAGAAAGCAGAGAGCATTTTTGCTTACTTTGAACAAGCAAAGCAATTTCGTGACCAGCTTCCTGTCCGTCAAAAAGGAGCCATTCCATCCTTTTATGACTTGTATGTGGACGTACCGGATTATCCGGGTATTATCTCTGAAGTGACAGGCCACTTAGCTGAAGAAGAGATTAGCATAACCAACATTCGTATTTTAGAGACGCGTGAAGATATTTACGGGGTATTACGTCTCAGCTTTCAAACGGATGATGACCGCAAAAAGGCGCGCGTCTGCCTTCAGAAACACAGCTATGCGACATTCATTCAATAA
- the hisC gene encoding histidinol-phosphate transaminase produces MKVKEQLKGLSPYKPGKPIEEVQKEFNLSKVVKLASNENPYGYSPAAKQAIQDELEHLTLYPDGYSGVVREKVAKHVGVDKDQLIFGNGSDEIIQIICRAMLSADTNTVMAAPTFPQYKHNAVIEGAEIREVPLVDGQHDLDAMLEAIDEQTRVVWVCTPNNPTGTYIPEAKLLPFLENVPSHVLVVLDEAYYEYVTADDFPESVPLLNKYDNLIILRTFSKAYGLAALRIGYGIGHTELLQQIEPAREPFNTSRLAQVAAIAALDDQAFIEKCRNLNQEGLQQYYDFCEEYNLEYYRSETNFILIDFKRQGDEVFQFLLERGFIVRSGNALGFPTSVRITVGSKEENAEIIELLKEFVA; encoded by the coding sequence GTGAAGGTAAAAGAACAGTTAAAAGGCTTAAGTCCATATAAGCCTGGAAAACCGATTGAAGAAGTACAAAAAGAATTTAATTTATCCAAAGTAGTGAAGCTAGCATCGAATGAAAATCCTTACGGTTATTCACCGGCTGCGAAGCAAGCGATCCAAGATGAGCTTGAGCATTTAACACTGTATCCAGACGGCTACTCTGGTGTCGTTCGTGAAAAAGTGGCAAAGCATGTAGGCGTTGATAAAGATCAGCTGATTTTTGGAAATGGATCTGATGAAATTATTCAAATTATTTGTCGTGCCATGTTGAGTGCCGATACGAACACGGTAATGGCAGCTCCTACGTTCCCTCAATATAAGCATAATGCTGTCATTGAAGGCGCGGAAATTCGTGAGGTGCCGCTTGTAGACGGTCAGCATGATTTAGATGCGATGTTAGAAGCAATTGATGAGCAAACGAGAGTTGTATGGGTATGTACACCAAACAATCCAACAGGAACGTATATTCCTGAGGCTAAGTTGCTTCCATTTTTAGAAAACGTACCGAGTCACGTATTGGTCGTTTTAGATGAAGCATATTATGAGTATGTAACAGCTGATGATTTTCCAGAATCAGTACCGTTATTAAATAAATATGATAACTTGATTATTCTTCGCACGTTCTCAAAAGCATACGGTCTTGCTGCGCTTCGTATTGGATATGGAATTGGTCATACCGAATTGCTTCAGCAAATCGAGCCAGCCCGTGAGCCGTTCAATACGAGCAGACTTGCACAAGTAGCGGCAATTGCTGCGCTTGATGATCAGGCATTTATCGAGAAGTGCCGCAATCTTAATCAAGAAGGATTACAGCAATACTATGATTTCTGCGAAGAGTACAACCTTGAGTACTATCGTTCAGAAACGAACTTTATTTTAATTGACTTCAAACGTCAAGGCGATGAAGTATTTCAGTTCTTATTAGAGCGCGGTTTTATCGTTCGTTCAGGAAACGCACTAGGGTTCCCAACTTCCGTTCGAATTACCGTTGGATCTAAAGAAGAAAATGCTGAAATCATCGAATTGCTAAAAGAATTTGTAGCGTAA
- the trpA gene encoding tryptophan synthase subunit alpha, with translation MTFQKRLPKHDNLFIPFITAGDPHEDVTIELAFALQEEGASVLELGVPYSDPLADGPIIQEASKRALENGMSIRKAMNLVPRMRERGVHIPIILFTYFNPVLQLDLEHFFTLVQQNEIDGVLIPDLPYEESAEVRRLAKAHDVVHISLVAPTSKDRIRMIASEADGFLYCVSSLGVTGVRTTLPSDLDEFLQEVKKYATIPVAVGFGISTAEQVKVLKDHSDGIIIGSAIVNKVAELKDALLASDTNEQALKEFREYVASIVSPIQICEV, from the coding sequence ATGACGTTTCAAAAACGCCTGCCGAAGCACGATAATTTGTTCATCCCATTTATTACAGCAGGAGATCCGCACGAAGATGTGACGATTGAGCTTGCATTTGCTCTTCAAGAGGAAGGGGCATCCGTGTTAGAATTAGGTGTACCATATTCTGATCCTTTGGCAGATGGACCCATCATTCAAGAGGCATCCAAACGAGCGTTAGAGAACGGAATGTCCATTCGAAAAGCAATGAATCTAGTGCCAAGGATGAGGGAAAGAGGCGTTCATATTCCAATTATCCTCTTTACCTATTTTAATCCTGTGTTACAATTAGATTTAGAACACTTTTTCACTTTAGTGCAACAAAATGAAATTGATGGTGTCCTTATTCCTGATTTGCCTTATGAGGAAAGCGCAGAAGTTCGTCGATTAGCAAAAGCGCACGATGTCGTTCACATTTCACTGGTTGCTCCGACTTCAAAAGACCGAATCCGCATGATCGCGAGTGAAGCGGATGGATTTTTATATTGCGTATCATCTCTTGGTGTAACCGGCGTTCGAACAACGCTTCCATCTGATTTGGATGAGTTTCTGCAAGAGGTGAAAAAATATGCAACCATTCCAGTCGCCGTTGGATTTGGTATTTCGACAGCAGAGCAAGTAAAGGTGTTAAAGGACCATAGTGACGGAATTATCATTGGCAGTGCCATTGTGAACAAAGTTGCGGAATTGAAGGACGCGCTTTTAGCAAGCGATACGAATGAGCAAGCGCTAAAAGAATTCAGAGAGTATGTGGCTTCTATCGTTTCACCGATTCAAATTTGTGAGGTGTAA
- the trpB gene encoding tryptophan synthase subunit beta, protein MTYNHPDQFGRFGDFGGKYVPETLMRPLEEVETALDAAMEDESFLQEYLHLLNEYSGRPTALTFAGNATEKLGGAKIYLKREDLNHTGAHKINNAIGQALLAKRMGKTKLIAETGAGQHGVATATVAAKFGMECKVFMGEEDIERQALNVFRMKMLGAEVVPVYSGTRTLKDATNEAIRYWVANCEDHFYLIGSAIGPHPYPKMVRNFQKIIGEEAKRQFQAVENKLPDKVIACVGGGSNAIGMFYDFIKEDGVELIGVEAGGKGLDSNLHAAKMAKGTKGVIHGTLTYLMQDENGQITEPYSISAGLDYPGIGPEHSYLSTIGRVRYENVTDDEAISALQFLTRQEGIIPAIESAHALAKAFELAKDMSAEESILVCLSGRGDKDVHSLINLLEEENHDDVSKTPAEAR, encoded by the coding sequence ATGACGTATAATCATCCAGATCAGTTCGGTCGCTTTGGTGACTTTGGTGGAAAATATGTACCAGAAACACTTATGAGACCATTAGAAGAAGTAGAAACAGCTCTTGATGCAGCAATGGAAGATGAATCCTTTTTACAAGAATATTTGCACTTGCTAAATGAATACTCTGGTCGACCAACAGCTCTTACGTTTGCAGGAAACGCAACCGAAAAGCTAGGTGGAGCAAAAATCTATTTAAAACGTGAAGATTTAAATCATACAGGTGCCCATAAAATTAACAATGCGATTGGTCAGGCACTGCTCGCCAAACGAATGGGAAAAACAAAATTAATTGCCGAAACCGGAGCAGGACAGCACGGCGTAGCAACAGCAACCGTAGCAGCAAAGTTTGGAATGGAATGCAAGGTGTTTATGGGAGAAGAGGACATTGAGCGACAAGCGCTAAATGTTTTCCGAATGAAAATGCTAGGGGCTGAGGTTGTACCTGTTTATTCAGGAACACGTACGTTAAAAGACGCTACAAATGAAGCGATTCGCTACTGGGTTGCCAACTGCGAGGATCACTTCTATTTAATCGGTTCTGCGATTGGACCACATCCGTATCCGAAAATGGTTCGTAACTTCCAAAAAATTATTGGAGAGGAAGCAAAGCGACAATTTCAAGCCGTTGAAAACAAGCTTCCTGATAAAGTTATTGCGTGTGTTGGGGGAGGCAGTAATGCCATTGGAATGTTCTATGACTTTATTAAAGAAGACGGCGTTGAGCTCATTGGTGTCGAAGCAGGTGGAAAAGGATTAGACTCCAATCTTCACGCGGCGAAAATGGCCAAAGGAACAAAAGGAGTCATTCACGGGACGCTGACGTATTTAATGCAGGACGAGAACGGCCAAATTACCGAGCCATACTCTATCTCCGCAGGTCTTGATTACCCGGGAATTGGACCGGAGCATTCCTATCTTTCAACAATTGGACGAGTACGTTATGAGAATGTAACGGATGATGAAGCGATTTCAGCTCTACAATTTTTAACGCGTCAAGAAGGTATTATTCCAGCGATTGAATCTGCTCATGCGCTAGCAAAGGCATTTGAACTGGCGAAAGACATGTCTGCGGAAGAATCCATTTTGGTTTGCTTATCCGGACGAGGAGACAAAGATGTTCATTCATTAATCAACTTATTAGAGGAGGAAAACCACGATGACGTTTCAAAAACGCCTGCCGAAGCACGATAA
- a CDS encoding phosphoribosylanthranilate isomerase, producing the protein MRTVKYCGIRTLEDYEMVSESLGSYVGFIFYEKSKRFVTPEAVKGWGPKAKRHVGVFVNASDEWIDHCITHASLDVVQLHGTESLSDIQRIKNRYEVEVWKAIPHGEDTISLIHTYAPHVGALLLDSKVDNAFGGTGKTFDWSFLPKYMEVMETYETPLFVAGGITVDNIHSLLTYDPFGIDLSSGIEEDGKKSKQKLQEIEREIQK; encoded by the coding sequence ATGCGAACCGTTAAATATTGCGGCATTCGAACGCTTGAAGATTATGAAATGGTTTCAGAGAGTTTAGGAAGCTATGTCGGATTTATCTTTTATGAAAAAAGCAAGCGATTCGTCACGCCAGAAGCCGTAAAAGGATGGGGACCGAAAGCTAAAAGGCACGTTGGCGTATTTGTGAACGCGTCTGATGAATGGATCGATCATTGTATCACTCATGCTTCTCTTGACGTTGTTCAGCTTCACGGAACGGAATCTCTTTCTGATATTCAGCGAATAAAGAACCGTTACGAAGTGGAGGTATGGAAGGCGATTCCTCACGGTGAGGATACGATTTCGCTCATTCATACGTATGCGCCGCATGTGGGTGCTCTTTTACTAGATAGTAAGGTGGACAATGCGTTTGGAGGTACGGGAAAAACATTTGATTGGAGCTTTCTTCCAAAATATATGGAAGTAATGGAGACGTATGAGACGCCCCTTTTCGTAGCAGGTGGGATCACGGTAGACAACATTCATAGTTTACTAACGTACGATCCTTTTGGAATTGATTTATCTAGTGGAATTGAGGAAGACGGAAAGAAAAGCAAACAAAAATTACAGGAGATAGAAAGGGAGATTCAAAAATGA
- the trpC gene encoding indole-3-glycerol phosphate synthase TrpC, whose product MLDKILQTKKEEVEALILPEKQEVKKVSFYDALKNPNHTLALIAEVKRASPSKGLIKEDFNHVQIARDYEAGLADALSVLTDQQYFMGNQSFLTDIKKTVNLPVLRKDFIIDPLQVEESVRIGADAILLIGEALEPAKLHELYVQAKESGLDCLVEVHALDTLTGILDVFTPQIVGINNRDLHTFVTSVEQTRKIASYVPKESLIVSESGIVNTADILSVKEAGAEAVLVGETLMRESNQTEAIAHLFGVKHANR is encoded by the coding sequence ATGCTTGATAAGATTTTACAAACGAAAAAAGAAGAGGTAGAAGCACTGATTCTTCCAGAAAAACAAGAAGTGAAAAAGGTTTCCTTCTATGATGCGTTAAAAAATCCTAACCACACGCTAGCACTTATTGCCGAGGTAAAGCGGGCATCGCCATCAAAAGGATTGATTAAAGAAGATTTTAATCATGTGCAAATTGCTCGTGATTACGAAGCAGGATTGGCGGATGCGTTATCTGTTCTGACAGATCAGCAGTACTTTATGGGGAATCAATCCTTTTTAACGGATATAAAAAAAACGGTGAATCTCCCTGTACTGCGCAAAGATTTTATTATTGATCCGCTTCAAGTAGAAGAGAGTGTACGAATCGGGGCAGACGCCATTTTACTCATTGGTGAGGCGCTAGAGCCGGCTAAGCTACATGAGTTATATGTACAGGCAAAAGAGAGTGGATTAGATTGTCTTGTTGAAGTGCATGCACTTGATACGTTAACAGGTATACTCGATGTATTTACACCACAAATTGTTGGGATTAACAACCGCGACTTGCATACGTTCGTGACGAGCGTTGAGCAAACGAGAAAAATTGCGTCATACGTACCGAAGGAAAGTTTGATCGTTAGTGAGAGTGGGATTGTCAATACTGCCGATATTTTATCGGTAAAAGAAGCGGGAGCTGAAGCTGTTTTAGTAGGGGAAACGCTTATGAGGGAATCGAATCAAACAGAAGCTATTGCTCATTTATTCGGTGTAAAGCATGCGAACCGTTAA